The following proteins come from a genomic window of Sulfitobacter indolifex:
- a CDS encoding SGNH/GDSL hydrolase family protein, whose amino-acid sequence MRKILPVLLLITGLTACTDSAPRGGGDILVLGDSIMAWNGSAAIPDVIASQTGRSVVSRAVPGAQFDNSSTIASAVGFDIQQQFPGGRWNWVVVNGGANDLSADCGCGACGASANALIGPDSQSGSIPAFLQKLRAQTGAQVMWMGYYAGSGSGSFAGCRDDLVEIESRIATFAANRPGIHFVDSEDVIDRADRGLFSGDNVHPSARGSAQIGAYLAAEITARENRSQTRAGGL is encoded by the coding sequence ATGCGAAAGATTCTGCCAGTATTGCTGTTAATCACAGGCCTCACCGCCTGCACAGACTCTGCCCCACGCGGCGGCGGAGATATCCTCGTCCTCGGCGATTCCATCATGGCGTGGAACGGCAGCGCCGCGATCCCCGATGTTATCGCAAGCCAAACAGGCCGAAGCGTGGTCAGCCGCGCGGTGCCGGGGGCGCAGTTCGATAACTCTTCCACCATCGCCTCCGCCGTTGGCTTTGACATCCAACAGCAGTTCCCCGGCGGGCGCTGGAACTGGGTGGTGGTCAATGGCGGTGCCAATGATCTGAGCGCCGATTGCGGTTGCGGTGCCTGCGGGGCATCCGCGAATGCACTGATCGGACCGGATAGCCAAAGCGGCAGCATCCCAGCGTTCTTGCAGAAACTTCGCGCCCAGACCGGCGCGCAGGTAATGTGGATGGGGTATTACGCCGGTTCTGGCTCCGGTTCCTTTGCCGGCTGCCGCGATGATCTGGTAGAGATTGAATCCCGGATCGCCACCTTCGCCGCAAACCGCCCCGGCATCCATTTTGTCGATTCCGAAGACGTGATCGACCGGGCGGACCGTGGGCTGTTTTCTGGGGACAACGTACATCCCTCCGCCCGAGGCTCGGCGCAGATCGGGGCGTACCTTGCCGCCGAGATCACAGCGCGCGAGAACCGTTCACAAACCCGCGCGGGCGGCCTATAG
- the mtgA gene encoding monofunctional biosynthetic peptidoglycan transglycosylase: protein MATRKKTAPKGKKSSNASPPLKKRAGRWALRAVALASLLAVLLVLLFRFVNPPTGFYMLSESRRLGGVQRDWVPLEQIAPVMARAAVAAEDANFCNHWGFDMQAIRTAIENGSARGASTISQQTVKNVYLWHGRSWLRKALEAGMTPLVETLWPKRRIIEVYLNVAEFDEGVFGVGAAAPHYFGVAAADLSATQAARLAAILPDPKERSASRPGDFTRKRTAQIMDGAATIRADGRAACFES, encoded by the coding sequence ATGGCGACACGTAAAAAGACCGCCCCCAAGGGCAAGAAATCGAGCAATGCAAGCCCTCCGTTGAAAAAGCGCGCGGGCCGTTGGGCGTTACGCGCGGTTGCGCTGGCTTCTCTGTTGGCGGTGCTACTGGTGCTGCTGTTTCGCTTCGTCAATCCGCCAACCGGTTTCTACATGCTCTCGGAATCGCGTCGTTTGGGCGGGGTGCAACGCGACTGGGTGCCGCTGGAACAGATCGCCCCTGTGATGGCCCGTGCTGCCGTGGCGGCAGAAGATGCGAATTTTTGCAATCACTGGGGCTTTGACATGCAGGCGATCCGCACCGCGATTGAAAACGGCTCGGCGCGTGGGGCATCGACGATCAGCCAGCAGACCGTCAAAAATGTGTACCTCTGGCATGGCCGGTCGTGGCTGCGCAAAGCGCTAGAGGCCGGGATGACCCCGCTGGTTGAGACGCTTTGGCCCAAGCGCCGGATCATTGAGGTCTATCTCAATGTTGCAGAGTTCGATGAGGGTGTCTTTGGCGTCGGCGCTGCGGCCCCGCATTACTTTGGCGTCGCTGCCGCAGACCTAAGCGCCACGCAGGCCGCCCGGCTCGCGGCAATCTTGCCCGACCCGAAAGAGCGTTCCGCCTCGCGCCCCGGTGATTTTACCCGCAAGCGCACCGCGCAGATCATGGACGGGGCGGCGACCATCCGCGCGGACGGTCGTGCTGCCTGTTTCGAGAGTTGA
- the fzlA gene encoding FtsZ-binding protein FzlA, with translation MTARLFHVPLSPFCRKVRLSLGEKKIEVELVEERYWEQDPDFLRRNPAGKVPVLRLDGIIMSESAAICEYIEETRPEASLLPSDPVQRLEVRRLVSWFDDKFHHEVTSKLLYERVNKKVTKQGYPDSKNVKAGAKAIKYHLDYMTWLLDHRRWLAGDVMTLADFAAAAHLSSLDYISDVDWNRSDVVKDWYAKIKSRPAFRSILADQVPGFPPPRQYNNLDF, from the coding sequence ATGACGGCTCGCTTGTTTCACGTTCCTTTGTCCCCCTTCTGTCGCAAGGTGCGGCTTAGCCTTGGGGAGAAGAAGATTGAGGTGGAACTCGTCGAAGAGCGCTATTGGGAGCAAGACCCGGATTTCCTGCGCCGAAACCCGGCGGGCAAGGTCCCTGTGCTGCGGCTTGACGGCATAATAATGTCTGAAAGCGCCGCGATCTGCGAATATATCGAAGAGACCCGGCCCGAGGCGTCGTTGCTGCCCAGCGATCCGGTGCAGCGGCTTGAAGTGCGCAGGCTGGTGAGCTGGTTTGACGACAAGTTCCACCACGAGGTGACTTCGAAACTGCTTTATGAGCGGGTGAACAAGAAGGTCACCAAACAGGGCTACCCAGACAGCAAAAACGTCAAGGCCGGGGCCAAGGCGATCAAATATCACCTTGATTACATGACATGGCTTTTGGATCACCGCCGCTGGTTGGCGGGCGACGTTATGACACTGGCCGATTTTGCGGCTGCTGCACATCTGTCCTCGCTCGACTATATCTCGGATGTCGATTGGAACCGGTCGGACGTGGTTAAAGACTGGTACGCCAAGATCAAATCGCGCCCGGCTTTCCGGTCGATCCTTGCCGATCAAGTGCCGGGTTTCCCGCCGCCCAGACAATACAACAATCTGGATTTCTGA
- the queG gene encoding tRNA epoxyqueuosine(34) reductase QueG gives MTGDSDDLKARVVARALEEGFVACRICRPADVPEVPERLARFVEAGYHGQMGWMEDRMHWRGNPAALWPEARSVIMLAESYTPEHDPRAVLEHPEKGAISVYAQGRDYHDIVKKRLKRLARWLMEEARAAAPEVKVFVDTAPVPEKALAQAAGLGWQGKHTNLLSRKFGNWAFLGSVFTTLDLAPDAPEVDHCGSCRACLDVCPTDAFPGPYQLDARRCISYLTIEHKGPIDLELREKMGNRIYGCDDCLAACPWNKFAVTASDMRYHGPAVQPADLAELAALDDSAFRARYSGSPIKRIGRDRFVRNVLYAIGNSGLAPLRDVAQSLTEDADPTVAEAARWAAERLA, from the coding sequence GTGACCGGGGACAGCGACGACCTAAAGGCGCGCGTGGTCGCACGTGCGTTGGAGGAGGGCTTTGTGGCCTGCCGTATCTGCCGTCCCGCCGATGTGCCCGAAGTGCCCGAACGCCTCGCCCGTTTTGTCGAAGCCGGATATCACGGGCAGATGGGCTGGATGGAAGACCGGATGCATTGGCGCGGCAATCCTGCAGCGCTTTGGCCCGAGGCGCGGTCGGTGATCATGCTGGCCGAAAGCTATACCCCCGAACATGACCCCCGCGCGGTGTTGGAGCATCCCGAGAAGGGCGCGATTTCCGTCTATGCGCAGGGGCGCGACTACCACGATATCGTTAAGAAGCGGCTCAAGCGATTGGCCCGCTGGCTGATGGAAGAGGCCCGCGCAGCGGCGCCTGAGGTGAAGGTGTTTGTCGATACTGCGCCGGTGCCGGAAAAGGCGCTGGCGCAGGCGGCAGGGCTGGGCTGGCAAGGCAAGCACACAAATCTGCTGAGCCGAAAGTTCGGCAATTGGGCCTTTTTAGGCTCTGTTTTCACCACGCTTGACCTTGCCCCCGACGCGCCAGAGGTGGACCACTGCGGTTCTTGTCGCGCCTGCCTTGATGTCTGCCCGACAGATGCCTTTCCCGGTCCCTATCAACTCGATGCACGGCGCTGCATTTCCTATCTTACGATTGAGCATAAAGGCCCAATCGATTTGGAACTGCGCGAAAAGATGGGCAACCGAATCTATGGGTGTGACGATTGCCTCGCTGCCTGCCCGTGGAACAAATTTGCCGTGACAGCGAGTGATATGCGCTATCACGGGCCTGCCGTGCAGCCCGCCGATTTGGCCGAGCTTGCAGCGCTGGACGATTCCGCCTTTCGCGCGCGTTATTCCGGGTCTCCGATCAAGCGGATTGGGCGGGACCGCTTTGTGCGTAACGTGCTCTATGCCATCGGCAATTCTGGGCTGGCACCGCTGCGCGACGTGGCGCAATCTTTGACCGAAGATGCTGATCCGACCGTGGCCGAGGCGGCGCGTTGGGCGGCAGAGCGGTTGGCATAG
- a CDS encoding hydantoinase/oxoprolinase N-terminal domain-containing protein encodes MAILLGVDTGGTYTDAVLIRDETEVMASAKALTTRHDLAIGVGNAVSAVLTQSGVAPQDIAMASLSTTLATNALVEGQGGRVALIYVGFRARDLEAHGLSEALRDDPCLLLTGGHDHAGAEVAALDETALTAFLETHKKDVSGFAVASQFATRNPAHELRVAELVAQITGRPVSASHSLSAKLNGPKRALTALLNARLIGMIDRLIGRAEAQLRALGIDAPMMVVRGDGALMSSAQARQRPIETILSGPAASLVGARWLTGAETALVSDIGGTTTDIALLRDGRPAIDPAGAQVGPYRTMVEAVAMRTHGLGGDSEVHFVSEGLTAGVTLGPRRLLPVSLLAKEAPEVVLRALDAQVRRNIPGEHDGRFVRSVPGQETEGLSARELALLNRIGDATWPLGDVLQNRVEQGALARLVARGLVQMAGVTPSDASHVAGHLTAWDGSAARKALALFGRKRGGSGMRFCPDPDALAAIIIDRLTYQTSLALLETAFSEEDPAFGLPPETLARHVLMQRGLSGHRGVVRIDAGLNLPVVGLGASAATYYPAVGKVLGTNMILPEHAHVANAIGAVVGRVIMRESGTITVPREGTFRAHLTDGPQDFPDAQSALTLLETALTETARARAHAAGAAQIECQVTRDIRTAGVEGREVFVEAELTVEASGRPRVAVG; translated from the coding sequence GTGGCGATTTTATTGGGCGTGGACACGGGCGGCACCTATACGGATGCGGTGCTGATCCGGGATGAGACCGAAGTAATGGCCTCGGCCAAGGCGCTGACAACGCGTCATGATTTGGCGATAGGCGTTGGCAATGCGGTGAGTGCGGTACTGACGCAGTCGGGTGTAGCGCCACAAGATATTGCTATGGCGTCTCTCTCGACCACCTTGGCGACCAATGCGCTGGTCGAAGGGCAGGGCGGGCGCGTGGCTTTGATCTATGTCGGCTTTCGCGCGCGTGATCTTGAGGCACATGGGCTGTCCGAGGCGCTGCGCGATGATCCCTGCCTGCTGCTCACCGGAGGCCATGATCACGCGGGGGCGGAGGTCGCGGCGCTGGATGAAACAGCCCTAACGGCCTTTTTAGAGACACATAAAAAAGACGTGAGCGGCTTTGCTGTGGCCAGCCAATTCGCAACCCGCAACCCCGCCCATGAGCTTCGGGTCGCGGAGCTGGTGGCGCAGATCACCGGACGTCCCGTATCTGCCTCTCATAGCTTATCGGCCAAGCTAAACGGCCCGAAACGCGCACTTACGGCGCTGTTAAACGCACGGCTGATCGGCATGATCGACCGCCTAATCGGACGGGCAGAGGCACAGTTGCGCGCCTTGGGCATCGACGCCCCGATGATGGTCGTGCGCGGCGACGGCGCGCTGATGTCGAGCGCACAGGCGCGCCAGCGCCCGATTGAGACCATTCTCAGCGGTCCTGCGGCGTCATTGGTGGGCGCACGTTGGCTCACGGGGGCTGAAACGGCGCTGGTGTCAGATATCGGCGGGACCACGACGGATATCGCATTGCTGCGAGACGGGCGCCCAGCCATTGACCCGGCAGGTGCCCAAGTCGGACCCTATCGCACGATGGTTGAGGCCGTGGCGATGCGCACCCACGGTTTGGGTGGCGACAGTGAGGTGCACTTTGTCTCAGAAGGGCTAACAGCGGGCGTCACCCTCGGGCCAAGGCGGCTGTTGCCTGTGTCCCTGCTCGCCAAAGAGGCGCCCGAAGTTGTGCTGCGTGCATTAGACGCGCAAGTCAGGCGAAACATACCCGGAGAACATGATGGCCGTTTTGTCCGGTCCGTGCCGGGGCAGGAAACCGAAGGGCTGAGCGCGCGCGAACTAGCGCTGCTAAACCGGATAGGTGATGCGACTTGGCCGTTGGGGGATGTCCTGCAGAACCGGGTTGAGCAAGGCGCTTTGGCACGGTTGGTGGCCCGGGGGCTGGTGCAGATGGCGGGCGTCACGCCATCCGATGCCAGCCATGTTGCGGGGCATTTGACGGCATGGGACGGCAGTGCAGCGCGCAAGGCGTTGGCATTGTTTGGGCGCAAACGCGGTGGGTCGGGAATGAGATTTTGCCCCGATCCCGATGCACTTGCCGCGATCATTATCGACCGGTTGACCTATCAGACCAGTTTGGCCCTCTTAGAGACTGCATTCAGCGAAGAAGACCCCGCATTCGGCCTGCCGCCAGAGACCTTAGCGCGCCATGTTTTGATGCAACGTGGTCTGTCTGGCCACCGTGGCGTGGTGCGTATCGATGCAGGTCTAAACCTACCTGTTGTCGGCTTGGGAGCCTCAGCGGCCACCTATTATCCGGCCGTTGGAAAGGTGCTGGGCACAAATATGATCTTGCCGGAACATGCGCATGTCGCAAATGCCATCGGTGCGGTGGTGGGGCGGGTGATCATGCGTGAAAGCGGCACCATCACTGTCCCGCGTGAGGGGACTTTCCGTGCGCACCTTACCGATGGACCTCAAGATTTCCCCGATGCGCAGAGTGCTTTGACTTTGTTAGAGACAGCTTTGACCGAAACTGCCCGTGCGCGCGCCCATGCAGCCGGGGCCGCACAGATTGAGTGTCAGGTGACGCGTGATATCCGCACGGCAGGTGTGGAGGGGCGGGAGGTTTTCGTTGAGGCGGAGCTTACCGTCGAAGCCTCAGGACGGCCGCGCGTGGCGGTAGGCTAA
- the msrA gene encoding peptide-methionine (S)-S-oxide reductase MsrA, whose translation MTTERAVLAGGCFWGMQDLIRRRLGVVSTRVGYTGGDVPNATYRNHGTHAEAIEITFDPEKTSYRELLEFFFQIHDPTTTNRQGNDVGMSYRSAIYYVDDEQKAVAEDTIADVEASGLWPGKVVTEVEPVGDFWEAESEHQDYLERLPNGYTCHFPRADWVLPKREAAE comes from the coding sequence ATGACAACCGAACGCGCAGTACTGGCCGGTGGCTGTTTCTGGGGCATGCAGGATTTGATCCGTCGCCGTCTTGGCGTCGTCTCAACCCGGGTGGGTTATACAGGCGGTGACGTGCCCAATGCGACCTACCGCAATCACGGCACCCATGCCGAAGCGATCGAGATCACCTTCGACCCCGAAAAGACCTCCTACCGCGAGTTGCTGGAGTTCTTCTTCCAGATCCACGACCCCACCACGACGAACCGCCAAGGCAATGACGTTGGCATGAGCTATCGTTCGGCGATCTACTATGTCGATGATGAGCAAAAAGCGGTCGCTGAAGACACCATAGCCGACGTTGAGGCTTCGGGTCTGTGGCCCGGTAAAGTGGTAACCGAAGTCGAACCGGTCGGTGATTTCTGGGAAGCAGAGTCAGAGCATCAGGATTATCTAGAACGTCTGCCCAACGGATATACCTGTCACTTCCCCCGTGCTGATTGGGTTCTGCCCAAGCGCGAAGCGGCTGAATAA
- the msrB gene encoding peptide-methionine (R)-S-oxide reductase MsrB, with protein MPHYEKTTAAIDALSAEEFHVTQRSGTERPGTGKYLSNKEPGIYVDIVSGEPLFASGDKYESGCGWPSFTKPIEPAYVEELQDATLGMVRTEVRSKHGDSHLGHVFPDGPPDRGGLRYCINSASLRFIHRDDMEAEGYGEYLNQVENVT; from the coding sequence ATGCCCCATTACGAGAAAACCACCGCCGCGATCGACGCCCTCAGCGCCGAAGAGTTCCACGTCACGCAGCGCAGCGGCACTGAACGCCCCGGCACCGGCAAATACCTGAGCAACAAAGAGCCGGGCATTTATGTCGACATCGTCTCGGGCGAGCCACTGTTTGCCAGCGGTGACAAATACGAGAGCGGCTGTGGTTGGCCGAGCTTCACCAAGCCCATCGAGCCTGCCTATGTCGAAGAGCTGCAAGACGCCACGCTCGGCATGGTCCGAACCGAAGTGCGCAGCAAACACGGCGACAGCCACCTCGGCCACGTCTTCCCCGATGGCCCGCCGGACCGGGGCGGGCTGCGCTATTGCATCAACTCCGCCTCCCTACGCTTCATCCACCGCGACGACATGGAAGCCGAAGGCTATGGCGAGTACCTTAACCAAGTGGAGAATGTGACATGA
- a CDS encoding DMT family transporter: MDIRAILMGLAFAVMWSSAFTSARIIVMDASPLLALSLRYLISGLIGVGIALALGQSWRLTPAQWRATIIFGVLQNAVYLGLNFIAMQTIEASLAAIIASTMPLLVGFAAWAFLGEKLRPLGVAGLLAGVVGVAIIMGARLGGEVDLFGLILCAIGVVALTAATLLVRGATSGGNFLMIVGLQMLVGCVALTIATLLFETPRIDPSLRLTLAFAYTCLVPGLAATVVWFWLVNRIGATRAATFHFLNPFFGVAIAALLLGETLGPRDILGVAIIAGGILAVQVSRQRKT, encoded by the coding sequence ATGGACATACGCGCAATTCTCATGGGTCTGGCCTTTGCCGTCATGTGGTCCTCGGCCTTCACCTCGGCGCGGATCATCGTGATGGATGCATCGCCCCTGCTGGCCCTCTCGCTGCGCTACCTGATCTCTGGCCTCATCGGCGTCGGCATCGCGCTGGCTTTGGGGCAAAGCTGGCGACTCACCCCCGCCCAATGGCGCGCGACGATCATCTTTGGCGTGTTGCAAAACGCGGTCTACCTCGGGCTGAACTTCATCGCCATGCAAACCATTGAGGCCTCCCTCGCTGCGATCATCGCCTCAACCATGCCGTTGCTCGTTGGTTTTGCCGCTTGGGCTTTCCTCGGTGAAAAGCTCCGGCCCCTCGGGGTGGCCGGGCTGCTGGCGGGTGTTGTCGGCGTGGCGATTATCATGGGTGCACGGCTCGGCGGCGAGGTTGACCTTTTTGGCCTCATCCTCTGCGCCATCGGCGTGGTGGCCCTCACCGCCGCAACCCTGCTTGTGCGCGGCGCCACATCGGGCGGGAATTTCCTCATGATCGTCGGCCTGCAAATGCTCGTCGGCTGCGTCGCCCTAACCATCGCGACCCTTTTGTTCGAAACACCGCGCATCGACCCCAGCCTGCGCCTAACGCTCGCCTTCGCCTATACCTGCCTGGTCCCGGGCCTTGCCGCCACCGTGGTTTGGTTCTGGCTCGTGAACCGCATCGGCGCCACCCGGGCGGCGACCTTCCACTTCCTCAACCCGTTCTTCGGCGTGGCCATTGCGGCTCTGTTACTGGGCGAAACCCTCGGGCCCCGTGACATCCTTGGCGTGGCGATCATCGCGGGCGGCATCCTTGCCGTCCAAGTCTCTCGCCAGCGCAAGACGTAA
- a CDS encoding HU family DNA-binding protein: protein MAKPMTKTQLVAALAEEMDTDKKSAGAALDAVCNLITREVSAGGAVTLPGVGKIYCRERPERMVRNPATGEQFKKDADKVVKMTIAKALKDSVNE from the coding sequence ATGGCAAAACCGATGACCAAGACCCAGCTCGTCGCCGCACTGGCAGAAGAGATGGACACAGACAAGAAATCCGCAGGCGCAGCGCTCGACGCCGTTTGCAACCTGATCACCCGTGAAGTGTCCGCCGGCGGTGCCGTGACCCTGCCGGGCGTTGGCAAAATCTATTGCCGTGAGCGCCCCGAGCGGATGGTCCGCAACCCCGCCACGGGCGAGCAGTTCAAGAAAGACGCCGACAAAGTGGTCAAGATGACCATCGCGAAGGCGCTGAAGGACAGCGTAAACGAGTGA
- a CDS encoding AMP nucleosidase, giving the protein MTTILTPDTPNPESFRDATAAVDRLTELYQQATTFLHDAFAKAMETSAPDARVRAFYPELRFRTSSYAHVDTRLSFGHVSSPGTFAATITRPDLFRNYLIQQIGLLIENHDQPVIVGPSTTPIPVHFAMSGDNALNVPQEGAADFTLRDVFDVPDLSTTNDDIVNGTYVPVDDVRPLAPFTAQRVDYSLARLAHYTATDPEHFQTHVLFTNYQFYVTEFEQYAREVLRDPESGYTAFVSTGNAEITDPDAPLAETLKTPQMPTYHLKRADGSGITLVNIGVGPSNAKTATDHIAVLRPHAWLMVGHCAGLRNTQALGDFVLAHGYLREDHVLDDDLPVWVPIPALAEIQIALEQSVAQVTQLEGYELKRIMRTGTVATIDNRNWELRDQSGPVQRLSQSRAVALDMESATIAANGYRFRVPYGTLLCVSDKPLHGELKLPGMASDFYKTQVARHLMIGIRAMELLRRMPLERIHSRKLRSFDETAFL; this is encoded by the coding sequence ATGACCACGATCCTCACGCCAGATACCCCGAACCCAGAAAGCTTCCGCGATGCGACGGCTGCAGTGGACCGGCTGACCGAACTTTATCAGCAAGCGACCACCTTTCTGCATGACGCATTTGCCAAGGCGATGGAAACTTCGGCCCCTGATGCCCGCGTGCGCGCCTTTTATCCCGAACTGCGGTTTCGTACGTCGTCTTATGCCCATGTCGATACGCGGCTGTCTTTCGGCCATGTGTCTTCGCCCGGTACGTTCGCGGCGACGATCACCCGGCCTGACCTCTTTCGGAACTATCTGATCCAGCAGATCGGCCTGCTGATTGAAAACCATGACCAGCCGGTGATCGTTGGCCCCTCCACCACGCCGATTCCGGTGCATTTCGCCATGTCGGGTGATAATGCGCTGAACGTGCCCCAAGAAGGGGCCGCCGATTTCACCCTGCGCGATGTTTTCGACGTGCCAGACCTCAGCACCACCAACGATGATATCGTCAACGGCACCTATGTGCCTGTGGACGACGTGCGCCCGCTCGCGCCCTTCACCGCCCAGCGGGTCGATTACTCCCTCGCCCGGCTGGCGCATTACACGGCCACGGACCCCGAGCACTTTCAGACCCATGTGCTGTTCACGAATTACCAGTTCTATGTGACCGAATTCGAACAATACGCCCGCGAGGTGCTGCGCGACCCTGAAAGCGGCTATACCGCCTTTGTCTCAACCGGCAATGCCGAGATCACCGACCCCGATGCGCCTTTGGCGGAGACGCTGAAGACCCCGCAGATGCCGACCTATCACCTCAAACGCGCCGATGGTTCAGGCATCACGCTGGTAAATATCGGCGTCGGCCCGTCGAACGCAAAAACCGCGACCGATCACATCGCCGTGCTGCGCCCTCATGCGTGGCTGATGGTTGGTCACTGTGCCGGGCTGCGCAATACGCAGGCGTTGGGCGATTTCGTTCTGGCCCATGGATACCTGCGCGAAGACCATGTGCTCGACGACGACCTGCCGGTCTGGGTGCCGATCCCGGCGCTGGCCGAAATTCAGATCGCGCTAGAGCAATCGGTGGCGCAGGTCACGCAGCTTGAAGGCTATGAGCTGAAACGCATCATGCGTACCGGCACCGTCGCCACCATCGACAACCGCAACTGGGAGCTGCGCGATCAGAGTGGCCCTGTGCAGCGGCTGAGCCAATCGCGCGCCGTGGCGCTGGATATGGAAAGCGCCACAATCGCCGCCAATGGCTACCGTTTCCGGGTGCCCTATGGCACGCTGCTTTGTGTGTCAGACAAACCGCTGCACGGAGAGTTGAAACTGCCCGGCATGGCCTCGGACTTCTACAAAACCCAAGTTGCGCGCCATCTGATGATCGGCATTCGCGCCATGGAACTGCTGCGGCGGATGCCGCTCGAGCGGATCCACAGCCGGAAATTGCGCTCCTTTGACGAAACCGCGTTCCTGTAG
- the ade gene encoding adenine deaminase, producing the protein MTDKTFPSWPDVATQLVDVAAGRRAADTIITGGIWVNVHTRECLPAHDIAIAAGRIAFVGPDASHCRGDSTQIIEANGRYMIPGLCDGHMHIESTMLTPAEFARAVIPHGTTSAFTDPHEIANVLGLNGVRMMHDEALMQPINIFTQMPSCAPSAPGLETTGFEISAEDVAEAMAWPGIIGLGEMMNFPGVSNADPQMLAEIAATQRANKTVGGHYASPDLGPAFAAYVAGGPADDHEGTCEADAVARMRQGMRSMIRLGSAWYDVKTQITSITEKGLDPRNMILCTDDSHSGTITNEGHMNRVVRHAIDCDCDPLIALQMATINTATHFGLEREIGSLTPGRRADVILSSDLKTLPVEMVIARGAVVAEDGKCLVDCPHFDWPDMARSTVNMARDLAADDFDIAAPEGANAVTANVIGVVENQAPTRALKFELPVTEGRVQATGEVCQIALVERHRAMGTVTNAFVSGFGYEGRMAMASTVAHDSHHMIVVGTDAEQMALAANRLREVGGGITIFRDGEELALVALPIAGLMSDRPAAQVAADADALVQAMVDCGCKLNNAYMQHSLLALVVIPELRISDLGLVDVQKFEIIPLLEPQT; encoded by the coding sequence ATGACAGATAAAACATTCCCCTCTTGGCCCGATGTGGCCACACAATTGGTCGATGTCGCCGCCGGACGGCGCGCTGCTGACACGATCATCACCGGCGGCATCTGGGTTAATGTGCACACCCGCGAATGCCTGCCCGCCCATGACATCGCCATCGCTGCCGGACGCATCGCCTTTGTTGGGCCGGATGCCAGTCATTGCCGGGGTGATAGCACCCAGATCATCGAAGCGAACGGTCGCTATATGATCCCCGGTCTCTGCGATGGGCATATGCATATTGAATCGACCATGCTTACCCCCGCGGAATTCGCCCGCGCGGTGATACCGCACGGCACGACATCGGCCTTCACCGATCCGCATGAGATCGCAAATGTGCTGGGGCTAAACGGCGTGCGGATGATGCATGACGAAGCGCTGATGCAGCCCATCAATATCTTCACACAAATGCCCTCCTGTGCGCCTTCGGCACCGGGGCTGGAAACGACGGGTTTCGAGATCAGCGCCGAGGATGTGGCCGAGGCGATGGCATGGCCCGGCATTATCGGTTTGGGCGAGATGATGAATTTTCCGGGCGTCAGCAACGCCGACCCGCAGATGCTGGCCGAGATCGCGGCGACACAACGCGCGAACAAGACGGTGGGGGGCCACTACGCCTCTCCCGACCTTGGCCCCGCCTTTGCCGCCTATGTCGCTGGTGGCCCAGCAGATGACCACGAGGGCACCTGCGAGGCCGACGCCGTGGCGCGGATGCGGCAGGGGATGCGCTCGATGATCCGGTTAGGGTCCGCGTGGTATGACGTGAAAACCCAGATCACCTCGATCACCGAAAAGGGGCTCGATCCGCGCAATATGATCCTGTGTACGGATGACAGCCATTCAGGCACCATCACGAACGAGGGGCATATGAACCGCGTGGTGCGTCATGCCATTGACTGCGATTGTGATCCGTTGATTGCTTTACAAATGGCGACGATCAACACCGCAACGCATTTCGGGTTAGAGCGTGAGATTGGTTCGCTGACACCGGGCCGCCGCGCCGATGTGATCCTGTCGTCCGACCTCAAGACCCTGCCCGTCGAGATGGTCATTGCCCGTGGCGCGGTTGTCGCAGAAGACGGCAAATGTCTCGTCGACTGCCCGCATTTCGACTGGCCCGATATGGCACGCAGCACCGTCAATATGGCACGCGATCTGGCCGCCGATGATTTCGACATCGCGGCCCCCGAAGGCGCCAATGCCGTCACCGCGAATGTCATCGGCGTGGTCGAAAACCAAGCGCCCACACGTGCGCTGAAGTTCGAACTTCCGGTCACCGAAGGCCGCGTGCAGGCCACAGGCGAAGTCTGCCAGATCGCGCTGGTCGAGCGCCACCGCGCGATGGGTACGGTGACCAACGCTTTCGTCTCTGGCTTTGGCTATGAAGGCCGCATGGCGATGGCCTCCACCGTGGCGCATGACAGCCATCATATGATTGTCGTCGGTACCGATGCCGAGCAGATGGCGCTGGCCGCGAACCGCCTGCGCGAGGTCGGGGGTGGCATCACCATCTTCCGCGACGGCGAAGAACTGGCGCTTGTCGCCTTGCCTATCGCCGGGCTGATGTCCGACCGCCCCGCGGCGCAGGTCGCTGCCGATGCTGATGCCCTCGTGCAAGCGATGGTCGACTGTGGCTGCAAGTTGAACAACGCCTATATGCAGCACTCGCTGCTGGCCCTCGTGGTGATCCCTGAACTGCGGATCTCGGACCTTGGGCTGGTCGATGTGCAGAAGTTTGAAATCATTCCATTGTTAGAGCCGCAAACATGA